TGTTTATTTTCCTtacgaaaaaatactttttggtGAGAAAATTGACATAAGAGATACATAATTGAGAAGAAGGAGAAAGAAAGGAAAAATTACGCAACAGATTACGTTCAAAAGCGAGCTATGCACTGCAAAATAGGTGGAAATGTCGGTGATGCTTAGGTGAGGCCACGTCAGCATTCCATTTTTTTCTCCTAGCCAACCTTTCTGCACTTTTAAGGCGTCTGATATATTTTCATGCTGATAACTAAGCTTTTTTGGTACTCTAATAACAAACTTCTTTCTGTATGTTCACAATCAGGATCAGCATCACAACATTCCTCGTAAGCTGCAAATGCCCtgtgtgttaaaaaaataaataaaaatagttcTGCTAGCTAATGACTGGCTATCCTCTATATACTATTTAACCTATGCCAGGATATTGTTCTCCATAAATTCAGCTCAATAAAATTACAGCAGCAGAGTTTGCTCCTCGTACCTGCCTGCAAGCTCTTCATCACTCCccacaacttgtttttttcgtatAGAAAGAAATTTTGTAAGTTCCAGATGACTCCATAAACTTGAAATCATTTAACGTAAACTTGCTTAGTAAAACTGGCTCACAACTTGAATTACTAGCCATGACAACAAACCAGCAATAAGCAGTGAATGCACTTGACTGCTGCTGCTAACTTGCCTTTTGCGCCACCGAATAGCTCAAAATTTTCGTGAGTTTTCAGCACCGAGAGTCTCGTGAGTCTCGTCGAGATTGTAATACCGTGTATTGTAGTACTGTGTATTAAAACATACGAgactaataatttttaattacagtTTTTGTTACGCAATTTAGACCTTCTCGATGGGTACGATGATTTTTGTGCGAAAATCCTCAGAAAAATAATTATGCTAATTTATTGATTTAGTTCCATACTACAATTGTGGCACTTTAATAAGCTTCACTGCTTCAGAATTATTGGATAGCTGGCACTTTAATTAGTGTAACATAGCATAATTGCTTAATTCCTTAATGGAAATCGCTTTATAATTTCATAGCTAAGATCAATGGAAAGAATTACTTAATTAACATTAGCTAATTAAAAGGCGAACAACAAAACTACCGCATTTTAACACTTATAACAACAGTCCACACATACCTCAAAAGGTAAATGACAAACACGTACTTTATTGGAGATGATGCACGAAGAAAGCAGCAATTTAAACCTACCTGAAGTAtccttttgtaaaaataattaaccctattcaggGCGGGGTTTATAGGGCCCTGCACAACCGTTACTTAAAAAGTTCCTTAGAAATCCGCAGATTTTAGTACAGTTGCTTATAACGTTGTTGTTTGCAatgttatgtttaaaaaatatgtggaTGTTGTCTTCATTGCATTTTCACATCTTTTAGTAAACAAAGAAGTTAGAATTTAGAGGGGAGAAATATAGATATTGAGTgcagaaataaataattattaaatgctccttttgtatatatttgaccaACAACAATGATCGACACCTATGATATGATTTACAATACTTCATTTAGTATGGTGTGTATGCTCGAAGTTTGTTGTACTGACATCGGTAGCTACTTTTTCGGTAGATAGATTTTCCGCAGTAGCCGTACAATTTTTTGCTGTAACATCGACGTCGGTGACAATAATGTGTTCGCTTGTGACAAACACCATATCCACAGATTCTGTACCATTTTTTCAAGTAGCATCTACGTCTCCAACAAAATTGCGTGTGCTTGTTGCAAACAGCATAACCACAGATTTTGTACCATCTCTTCGAGTAGCATCGACGTCTCCAACAGAATTGAGTATGTTTGTTGCATACTTTATATCCACATATGCGGTACCATCTTTTTGAGTAGCAtcttttcttccagcaaaactgAGTACGTCTGTTACAAACACGGTAACCACAGATACGGTAATACCTCTTTGCATAGACGCGTCTTCGGAAGCAGAAGTGACTTCTGATGTTGTAGATGTTTTTTCCGCAATATCTATAGTATTTTCTACTATAAAGTTTGTTTCGGTAGCAATAGTGGGTTGTAGAGCTATAGCGTCTGTATGGTCCACCTAGGAGAGAAATATAAGATAAATTCTAATAACTATTTAATTCTAGTAGGCACTGTCACTGGAAAACACTGAGTAAACTTCCTATAAAAGCAGAAAACGAAGAACTTACATCTTCTGTAGTAAGTAGGATCTTCAAGATCAGTTAATTCGCTGGTACTATCCTGTTCTACTTCTTCCGCAAGCGCAAAAGCGCAAATGCCAATCAATGCAAGAGCTATGTACAGCTTCATTCTAAATAATAAATGTCGTTGTATAACAATAACTGTCGTCTAACACTGGATTTCTCCGTAGTTAAAAGAAAATAGATGCACTTACCTGTTTCAATACTATTGCCTCTCAGGGACGCAATGTAGAACTGCATGATATTTTCACCCTTTTATACCTTTTTGAAAAGTGCTTAATCATGAAGAGATGAaatgaatttaataaaatatttaccgCTAATTATATCAGCACATGCTTTAATAAAGCTATCAAGACCACAGTTGAATAACAGACGTATAGGAAACCCATTTATGTTAATTGTCAAGGgaagaaaatatgttaaacaaaTAAACGCAGGGCAGAAAGTGACAATACAATTTCTGTTTAACGGTTCAAGTTCTTTCGTTCTATTTTTAGTAGAAAGTTTAGGAAAAATTTGGCAGCGGAAGTATATGTTGTTAGTATTACGTCATGAGATTTATGTTGTAGTGTAGTGATATGTAAATATACTTTATAGTTTTGTCGTTTACAAACTGCATCTGCGCACGATGTTTTAGTAACAACAATGCGATCATTTTCGTTGTTTGAGTTCTATTTAAGTGACTAAGTACTATTTGTTTCAGATCTGCAATAAATATGCAGCCTAATTATTCTCGATAGATTAATGTTGCATCTAAAATTTGAACTTGCGAGCGGTAGGTCAGTAAAGCTAGATGTTGCAAAGGATGTTAAGTCATAAATTCTGTCATAAAGTAGTCAGTGATTTCTAAGTTGGTCTAATCAAATAACGTAAGATCGTTAGTCTCAAACTCTTGACCTGTCCcgatttttgctgacatcagcacgaATAATTTCTCTAAATTTCAGACTTTTGAGGCGTCCGACATGAATTATTATAGTGTGCGGGTCCGCTAGGAAATGTTACTAGCAAAATTTGGAAAGTTATTGACTTTGTAGCCTGCTGGTTGCGGCGTACAGGATATTTGAACCTTTTGACCGTGTATAAAAAATGGCAATTAAGCTGCTATTGTTTTATTGAGtttgtccacgattgtagttacttcttgtaaaaagattttctttttaaaaagtagAAAGAAATAACTCCCTAACGTTTAATAGGTCAAGTATTATTCCAGCATAACCTAATAAAATGACAACTGCATGACAACTTTAAGTCCTGTATGCCTTTCATTGCAAAATTTGAGTCAATTTATTGCACTGATTGGTACCCATCAGCTGATTTTAAACTATCCAGTCCCTATGTGTAGCTCTGTAAGCCTATTACCTTTCCAGAATAGAAgtgaaaattcattttttcttaaGAGATTACATATTTAACCCTTAGAGAGTAAGAAAATATGACTTTTGATTGTTTGAATCTATTATTATCTGCTCTTTAAGTGCTACAATTAGTGCTATCTTTTATAATCCAATTATTCCGTAAAGACAATTGTGGTGTGTTAATGTTGCTGAAACAACCATGCGCCATGTTGACGACTGGTCGACAAtcattacatattttacatagtAATATTTTCAGTAGGTGATAAGTATATTCGTTTTATTATATTAGATaaccattcttttttatatCGTTGGATGAATGATTAAGAATGTCAAGGATGGTTTTTTGAAGATAGGCACGATAGTCGAGAGATTTAGAGCAAATGTAGCGTATCCCAGAAACTGTCGTTACTTCCGTATACGCCTTTTTTAGGGAGAGAAAAGCATATTAAATTGCTCGCTTTGTAACGATATCAGGTTCCCAAAAATGTAATCAAAATTTTCGGTTGATTTAATTATAAAATAGTCTATTAGTCTATATTCGCCTTCTTTAGGggcagaaatttattttgaattGCACACTTAGCAATGATAAAACTTACCCAAAAATGCTAATGTAATCAAGATTTTTAGCTGATTTAATTATGGAAGATTCTATTGCTGCGCCATCGAAAGTAATTATGCAATgtaaattttttctttgtttgttgtGCATTTTTAGCAGGGAAGGTATTACCTTGAATATGGTTTTGTTTTATATCAAAAGTAACGTTCAATACATTCAACTGAAAATAAGGATATTAAATTTCGTTCTAAACTAAAatgattaaattttaagcatatGGTGAAACAAATTTCAAGTTTCTAATGATGTCAAAGAGAAAGTGCtgacataaaaaattttttttgctactaTTGTGTTCTTTTATGACGTAGTATAAGTAAAATGTGCAATGTTTGATTCAAATTTATGGAGAGGGAGGTCTTAGtatgttttaaatattattgACCGAATAGGGTATGGTTGCTTCTTCTGGTAAACCTTGAAGCTTTTTTGTAATAAGGATGTTACTTTTTGTCATTCTTTATATTCATTCGATCCCCTTAAAGTCTCCAATTTGTAAAAATTAGGAAGAAGGAAGTTAAGATAACAGAGAAGAAAATAAAGATGTCTCGTTTTAGAGCATGTCTGCATTGGGAAAAAGTACTTGTGATGTAATTTAACATCCATTACCACACTGATTACAACAATGAAATATTTAGGAACAtttcttaaatatttagataaaatgatgaaaacaaaaattttaacttATATGAAATACTGCATGTCTTTTAAAACATAGGTAAGAAAAGTTTTCTCAActcaaaaaatgtatttaatgcAGAACTTACCACtttaggtattttttttttggtcattgATCGGCTGTTGATCAAAACTAAACTAAAAATGTTGTCAAAAGGCACGAAATTAGCTGCACATTCCAAGGTCTTCTATAGGTATATAATGTTGTTTGCAAAATCACTTCTGATTGTTATGTACTTTGATGCATGACAATGCTTATCTTGTAATCTTAAACAAAGACATTGTGTCTGTTAACAGAAACATTTTAAAGGAGAAAGATCAGTTTTCGATAACCTTAGCACGCAGTTTCATACTTGGAAATAACAATGCTTTGTGTAAAAAAGTAACCCTTACACCGTTCATTTTCAACATAGATTTAATCGCCTGTGTTAACTGAGGTACTTTGTAAAAACTTAACCTCCAGTAGCATTCTCTCgattttttttcaagaagtaGGAGATAATCCTGCATTACTTATAACCTTAATCAATTTGTAAAGCACAAAATTATTTAGCAAAAGTTGTTAATAGttttgtacgtaaatcacgtcgtaaGAATATGAAGTGTAGCAACGAGTCCGAATCTAAAAATACAATGCTACACCTGATGGGATAAATTCGTGATGaagtcataaaaataaataaacaatgcaAAAGGCTTTGGCGATTTAGTATTACAATTCCAAACATGCATTTTCATCATTTTGTGAAACAGCGTATCGTACTGATGCGCTGTTTTGCCACTTTTCGTTGCTAACGAAAATACACAAATACACCATTTCTTATCATTTCTTTAGATTTaggccatttcccgcaaacgtTGGAAATACGAAAATACTGTAGGTCACCTACTTGTTCTTTAAGGCCCATTCCATATTTCATTATTAACACGCCCTTACTTAAATACAACCTCGAatccagggcctgtagcgttcttttgatatgaggatgaaacgcgtccatcctcatatcaaaaaaacgCAACAGGCTCGGGGTTCGAGGTTGACTAAAATACACTTTGCTTAGAATGATGATGCTTAACTGTTGCATAGCTTCTCATGATCTCTTTAACACAATCAGCACTATCAGAAAAGTAATGTGTTCAAATTGCATAAATAAGTGTTCCAAGAAGTTCTGCAAGCTTAACATGCTAGAAGAAATGTTCATGAAACAAGAAAAAACGGTCATTGTTTCTTAATACGTTTACTGTAATATTTGACTATAAATCATCAAGAAACAATGTCATGAAGCCACCAATTTAATTGATTGATTAGAAATaggaaaatttatcatttgcAGAAAGTAAGAGCCCACTTCTTGGATGTTAAAATAGTAAAATTCTTTCCGGCAAAATGATGTTCATATAGTTCTTGCTTCATATAGTAATTTTCTTTCTGAGACTTAAATAGAATTTATATAATATACCATCCGGTTTCTACATAGTTCAAAAGGCAGAATGTCTAAAA
The genomic region above belongs to Hydractinia symbiolongicarpus strain clone_291-10 chromosome 4, HSymV2.1, whole genome shotgun sequence and contains:
- the LOC130641275 gene encoding uncharacterized protein LOC130641275, with the protein product MKLYIALALIGICAFALAEEVEQDSTSELTDLEDPTYYRRCGPYRRYSSTTHYCYRNKLYSRKYYRYCGKNIYNIRSHFCFRRRVYAKRYYRICGYRVCNRRTQFCWKKRCYSKRWYRICGYKVCNKHTQFCWRRRCYSKRWYKICGYAVCNKHTQFCWRRRCYLKKWYRICGYGVCHKRTHYCHRRRCYSKKLYGYCGKSIYRKSSYRCQYNKLRAYTPY